From the genome of Xiphophorus hellerii strain 12219 chromosome 11, Xiphophorus_hellerii-4.1, whole genome shotgun sequence, one region includes:
- the frmd8 gene encoding FERM domain-containing protein 8: MEGDNCSFPPDLSDDHSQRGSVASSATLSRAQDVLVYLFGESAVHLSVEGLGSVSVQELGRSVREALQIPESAPDAFAFWLCSPLLELQLKVRHQPYKLCRQWQDLLYRFTDASEDDISQDEPYLQYRRNVFYPKSKELQIKDEAVLRLLYEEARSNILSGRYPCDPEHWAGLGALSLALEEGPGLDSQQITTKIREKKLPSFVPAHVAMGSGGFFSTLRGKSSRQAELEQKLSEEYGKISKSTGSSLEPQQLLHQYLSMCHTLPYYGCAFFCGEIDKPVQGILQRGKRKAVSVGICLDGVYVMDVKEKHVLLGLRFSELSWDHSRPEEEGDSHILWLEFDGEEDGTPVNKLLKIYSKQAELMSGFIEFCVELMSTSEGGAAVNEPGVPQEPTGQEAGTRNGRGGRRGMLQRQSSVVCSRVHSLNTISYVDNGKEIKRLKPKRAASFFARQATAPTYSAVNTESLEQG; encoded by the exons ATGGAGGGTGACAACTGCAGTTTTCCTCCGGATTTGTCTGATGATCATTCGCAAAGAGGAAGTGTGGCTTCTTCCGCAACGCTTTCCCGTG CTCAGGACGTGCTCGTGTATTTGTTTGGCGAGAGTGCGGTCCATTTATCCGTGGAAGGGCTCGGCAGCGTCTCCGTGCAGGAGCTGGGCCGTAGCGTTCGTGAAGCCCTGCAGATCCCAGAGTCCGCACCGGATGCTTTCGCCTTTTGGCTCTGCTCTCCATTGCTTG agctgcagctgaaggtgAGGCATCAGCCGTACAAGCTGTGCAGGCAGTGGCAGGATCTGCTGTATCGATTCACTGACGCGTCAGAAGACGACATTTCACAAG atgAACCATATCTACAGTACAGGCGCAACGTGTTTTATCCAAAATCTAAAGAGCTGCAG ATTAAAGATGAGGCGGTGTTGAGACTTCTCTACGAGGAGGCCAGGAGCAACATCCTCTCTGGCCGATACCCCTGCGACCCGGAGCACTGGGCGGGGCTTGGCGCCTTGTCCCTCGCTCTTGAAGAGGGGCCTGGTCTCGACAGCCAGCAGATCACGACTAAAATCAG GGAAAAGAAGCTGCCTTCCTTCGTGCCGGCTCACGTTGCCATGGGGAGCGGAGGGTTTTTCTCCACTCTGCGGGGGAAATCGAGCCGCCAGGCAGAGCTGGAGCAGAAGCTCTCAGAGGAGTACGGAAAGATCAGCAAATCCACTGGAAGCTCCCTAGAGCCTCAGCAGCTCCTGCACCAGTACCTCAGCATGTGTCACACTCTGCCTTATTACGG GTGCGCCTTTTTCTGCGGGGAGATTGACAAACCAGTTCAAGGCATCCTCCAACGGGGAAAACGTAAAGCTGTCAGTGTTGGGATCTGCCTGGACGGAGTTTATGTGATGGATGTGAAGGAGAAG CATGTGCTGCTCGGGCTGCGTTTCAGCGAGCTTTCGTGGGACCACAGTCGCCCCGAGGAGGAGGGGGACTCGCACATCTTGTGGCTGGAGTTTGACGGGGAGGAAGACGGCACTCCCGTCAACAAACTGCTGAAGATTTACTCAAAACAA gCCGAGTTAATGAGCGGCTTTATCGAGTTCTGCGTGGAGCTGATGTCTACGTCAGAGGGGGGCGCCGCCGTCAACGAGCCGGGCGTTCCTCAGGAGCCCACCGGACAGGAAGCCGGCACCAGGAACGGCCGCGGAGGGCGCCGCGGGATGCTGCAAAGGCAAAGCAGCGTCGTGTGCAGCAGGGTCCACTCCCTCAACACCATCAGCTACGTGGATAACG gcAAAGAAATCAAACGcttaaagccaaaaagagccgCGTCCTTCTTCGCTCGACAAGCCACGGCGCCCACCTACTCCGCGGTGAACACTGAGAGCCTGGAGCAGGGTTAA